AGCACATCCGGTGTAGTTTCTGCAAAAGTTGAAATACCTATTTCCATATGATGACCTCCAATTAGTAAAGGGCTCGTTTCCTTTTCTTACTAGCATTACCATAACAATTATTGTAGTGCACACCGGTAGGAAATGAAAGAAATGTATCTCTCATAAAGAACAGTATCATCACAATTCAATTACTTTCTTATCTTTTATTTCAATCGTTCTTGTTGCCACTTGCTTCACAAAATAGTCATCATGGGAAACAAAGAGCACAGTCCCGTCATAGGCCTTAATAAAGTTTGCCAATGCCTCTTTTGTCGCCATATCAAGGAAGTTGGTCGGTTCATCAAGCAGGAGAATATTATATTCACCTAAAAACAGCTGACTTAAAAGCAATCGAATCCGTTCGCCACCGCTTAAAACGGTGATTCGCTTTTGCAGATCACTCTGTTCAAACTGCATTTGATGCAAAACAGTGCGGATAAATGCATCGTTGTATTCACTTCTTGTTTTAATAAAACGCCAGATCGTCTCATTCGGTAAGGTTTGATAAGCAAGCTGTGAAAAATGACCGATTTTTACTTTCGGTGAGCGTTCTATATTAGGATGCTTTTCGATAATCGCGTTCAGCAATGTTGATTTTCCGCTGCCGTTTGGACCTTTTATCGCTAGTTTATCCTGTAGGCGAACATGAAGCTGACATTGATCCAACAGTATATTGTTTCCGATTGCTAAAGTAAGGTCCTGTATCATAATCGGTACTTTATTATGAAGTTCCAGTGCTTTCGATTGTTTGAATTGAAGTGGTACTTCTTCTTTTACTTTCTCGACAACAGGCAGCTGTTCAATCCGTTTTTCCATTGTTTTAGCTGATCGGTAAACCGATTTTTGGCTCGTTCCCTTGGATTTTGTTTCAAACATTCGGTTTGCTTTGGCCTTCGTTTCTTTTTTTGACATCCTTTTCGCTTCGGTAATCTTTTCGGCTTTTTTCATTTTTTCAGCAACAGCCTTTTCCAAGTGTGCCTTTTCGCGAACATATTTTTCATGGGCAGCAGCTTGCTCCTGTTTTTCCCGTTCTTTTTGCGCGGCATAATCCGAATAATTCCCGCTATAGACTGTCACATGCCCGTCACTCACTTCCCAGATTGTCGTAACGACGCTATCCAGCAAGTTACGGTCATGACTGACAATGACGACGGCTCCGTAATAATAGCGGAGCTGCTCCTGCAAAAATTTGATGCCATCCTGATCTAAATGTGTTGTCGGTTCATCTAATAGCATTGCCTCGTAGAAATGGCTGAATGCCTGTGACAATTTCGACCGTGTTTGTTCGCCACCGCTATGGGGATTGACTGCTTTCAGTTTATGGAAAAGCGCAATGTCAATATTGTCATCTGTAACGGCAGGGGATGTTTGTTCAAAATAATAATAGTCGACATGTGCATTAACATTCCCTTGCTGTGGAATGAGTTGACCGGTTAATAATTTTAATAGAGTACTTTTACCGGCACCGTTATTACCGACAATCCCAATGCGGTCGAATTGATAAATGGCCAGCTGCGGGATTGTCAGTACATCCTTATCTAAAAATTGTACAAGTATATTTTTCAGTTCAAAGCTTAAGTTTTCCATTGTTGCTACCTCCGAAATAGTAAATTTCGTACCGATAGCTTATCGATACGAGCGGTTAGGGTAATCCGCCCGTATTAAAAGAATAGTAACATCTGCATAGTTTTAGCCCTCCATTTTGTAATGAGTCTAAAACGCAATAAAAAAGCAGACATATGTATGCCTGCTGCGAAAAAAATATAGAAATCTCCCGTTTAAAGAGGAATCCCTATGGTTTCTTCGTTTACAAGCATGACAAAAAGGCCCAACATTAATGGGTTTGCTTTTTTATTGCCAGCTTAGCGTAAACGAATTGAAAACATAGAAACATCCCTCCTTCTCATAAATTAATGCCATCATAATAGATTTCCGGAAATAAATCAATACTGGAATTTACTGGGGAAGTTAAAAAGTGATTGAATGTTTATAAATATTCAAATATAATTATATTTATAAAACGACTGACAAGTAAGGTCATGAACCGAGCGATGATTAAATGGACTTCCATTATTGCAGGCTTATTATTATTCGGATTTGGCTGCTATTTTATTTATGAATGTATTCATGATTTAAAAGCATTGATTTAACGATTTGAACAGGGGATTCCATAGTACTTATGGTTTCGCCTGTTTGTTTTTAATTTGCATGCATTCGGCAGAGGTATGCTGACATATCGCTTTTTGCATAGACATACACTGCTATAAAATTAAAAGTTTTGCGGATGAGGCAACATTTATGGGGAGAGGACGTTCTAATCTATAGAAGAACATACATAAATACGGCATGTTTTCACAATTTGTATTGTGAATCGTTTAAAGATTTTGTATGCTAAGTGAATGTAGAAGTGGACTTTGGAGTTGAAATCGGACTTTGTCGCTGATTTTAACTTTGGATATTGCAAATGATTGGAGTTGTTTTTGTTGTTAGATACAATCATTCTATCAATGATTGAGTTTTTTAAAGGGTTTGGCTATTTCGGTGTGTTACTGGCACTGTGCTTTGAGTTTATTCCAGCAGAAGTCATCTTACCGATGGCCGGGTTTTGGATTGCTCAAGGGGAATATAGCTATTGGTTAATGGTGCTTGCCGGAACAGTAGGCGGAACATTAGGACCGTTGACTTTGTATGCGGTAGGGCGTTATGGTGGTCGTCCAATCGTTCTGAAATACGGGAAGTTCTTCTTGATTAATGAGAAGCAAGTGAATGCATCGGACAAGTTTTTCGCAAAATACGGCGCGGGCGTTGCCTTTTTCGGACGCTTTATGCCAATCGTCCGTACCGCAATTTCGGTACCATGCGGGATGACAAAAATGAATGTATGGAAGTTTTCAATCTATACATTTTTAGCGATGTTTCCGATTACCGCGCTTTATGTTTATTTAGGCATTAAGCTTGGGGAGAACTGGGAGCAGGCAGGGGATCTGTTTAAACAGTATTTGCAGCCTTTTGTCATCATCATAATTGTGCTGGCAGTAATCTATGCGATTTATAAATACCGCATTAAATTATTGGAACGTAAAATGAATTTACCTAATAAAAAATAAAAAATGAAAGGGCGGCCTCATTATACAGGCAGCCCTTTTTAATTTGCTTATATTATTTAACGATTAAATTATTTTTAATTTCCTTCTCCAGCATTTTAACTAGTTCTGCCTGTTCTAAATGCTGAAGTAGTGTTAATCCTTTTTCGATAAAACCTTCATCCGTTCCATTCAAATTATTCAGGCACACGCCTTTTCTTACATAACAGATCGACAAGTTAATAAAAAGCTGCTCCGATTTACATTTCCCGATGGCATCATTCAAAAGGTGTAGCGCGGTTTCAAAGTCTTTTCCTTTTATATTGATAAGCGACAGATTGATGAGAAAGTTTATTTTTAACTTATTAATATTTTGAAATCCGTTGTACTTGTCGATATGGCGAAAAGCAAATTCTTTAATTTCGGTTGCAGTAGAAATCGGAAATACAAATAAAATGGCATTCAGTATATAAATATCAGCTAAGTACAGTGTATTTCGCTGAGAGAGATCATCCCAAATGGGTGATAATGTTTTAGAAGCCAGTACAAAATCACTGGATCTTGCCAAAACGAGCATGCCTTCCATAACCGTTTGAATATTCATGATTAAATTGTCATTCGGATTTTGCTGTAAATAGGCAGCGCATTCTTCAATCATTTGAAGCAGAGCGTTTTCGGAATTATAGGTTTGATTGTAGAACTTCTTCATAATTCTTTGGCGGTCATGCATTTCATAATTGTTGCTTATGTATTCAAATTCTTCATAGGACATTTCAAGCCGTCCCAAAAATTCCTTCAAAATCGAAAATTTAATTTCTCTGTTTTCCCCTTTTTCAAATTTTGAGTAATTGCCCTGTGAGCATATTTTTTCGCTGACATATTGTTGGGAATAGCCTTTACCTACCCTGATTTCTTTTATGACATGCCCGTAATTATTCATTTCATCACCTAAATTATTCTTTTAGGCATATTATACACTTTTCGTCGGATAGTTTGTAAAATTAATACAAAGGAGGGGGAGAAATGGTAGATTTATTACTCACAACATTGGAACTGTGGATTATTGGAACTGGTGGAGGATAAGTGAAGGATGTAGAAGATTCATCTATTGTAATCAGGTTTTGGAATAGGAACAGAGGAGGAATCAATGATGAAAAAATTTAAATTGGTAAGTTTAAGTTTAGTAGCAGCAATTTCTTTAAGTGTATCCGTGAATATTTCAAGTATCCAAGCAGCTGAAAGTTTGAAGCCTGAAGTTTCTGTAGCGTCCGATACACTTTGGTATTCAAAAGAAGTGCCATATACAACGACACAATCGATGTGGGTAACGGTTACTCAAAACGGTAAAACGTATTCTGGTTATTTGTATAATCGTGGCTACGCTGTAGGGAAGCCGGGCTATTCCTTCTTCTCAGGCACGCTGAAAACAGGACCATATGCACCGCTTAGTAACGCAGACGAGGAGTAATTGCTAGTCTGAATCTGATCATTTCAAATCCTCTTTGAAAAGGACAAGCAACCGCTTTATGGCAGTTCTGCTCAAAGAGGAATTTATATTTTCAGCAAACTAAAGGGGAAGGAGGGAGAATGATGAATGAAGTAATTCGTTTTCTCATGAAGGGCTTGCTGAAAAGCAAATATATTTTTATTTTACCTGTGGCAATTATTGTACTTGTCGGATCGATGCTCGTAATGAATAGTATACAATCTGGTGCTACCAAGCAGGAACTGCAGGAGACATTCAACAACCGGAAAGATACCGTACATTTATTGATTACAAGTACATTAACGAAAGAACGTGTAATAGGTCTTACTCCTGAAGAACAGCAATCATTGGAAAGTCTTCTATTGAAAGAGCAATATATAAACGATATTTTAAAGAAATTAGACGAGAACGATCTACAGATTGCTGAGCAGCAGCTGGCCTTTTTAAACGAATATGAAAATTACATAGCATTTAAAGCAATCCCTTATCTTGGAGAACAATCAGTCACAGTAGAAAAGGAGAAAGCTGAAGCGCTCATTGATCATCAGTTGGCCTATACGGAACAAAATACGCCATATAAAACGGCCTTATTTACAAAACAATTATTCCAAATTCTATTCAGCCCCGTTACGGCCTTTCTTCTTTTATTAGTTTTTAGCTATAAATATATGTTCGACCGAGAAAATCGTACTTTCGATTTCTTTAAAATGAATTCATTGTCCAGTACGGCCATTTATTTTGGCTATTTGATGCCATTATTACTTGTCGAGTTGTGTTACATCGTCATCGGATACGTTTTGTCTTTCCTGCCGCCATTATTATCAGGGAATCTCAACACAATTTACTATCCCGTTGAAGTGACGGTCAATTCTGAAGTTGTATTAATTCCAATATGGAAATGGCTAGTATTCATCCCGATAGGTTGGGGAATATTCTGTGCGATATTATTACTGCTGTTTACTTGCCTGATTAAACAGCAAGTGAAATTAGGTTTGTTGTTCTCGTTGATTAGTTTGCCGGTGTTAATCAGCTATATCGTTTCTTTGAAGACTGGCTTTCTTATGTATAACCCGATTCACCTGATTGTTTCGTATGAACAGCTATTACTGAATTTGAATCGTTTAGTCTATTATTTAATCATTATGTTCTTGCTGGTTTTGGTGTGTACCGGTCTTACTTATGCTGTTATTAATATGAAGAGTGTCAGTTTGGGAGTTCCAGAATATACAGCATCGAAAAAACAGTATCGTCCAAATAGGAAATTCAAATTACTACAGTTTGAGCATATGAAAAAGAAACGGAAAGGGCATATTCTTTTAACCGTTCTTCTGCTATTCGGAATAATTGGCGGTACGGTCATTGTAGTGAATGAGCAGTATCGAACATTTCCTGACAAAGCACTGAAAATAATCGAGAGCTCGCAAAATACGAATATCCAAGATCAAACACACTGGAAGCTGGTCGCGGATGAATTTGAAATGGAGCAGGAGTTACAGCAACGGATGGCTGAGGAGACGGGTGAAGAGCTGGAAATACTTGATCAAAATCCTTATCAGGCAATGATTAAACAATTAGAAATGCGGTTTGAAGCGCTTGAACATTTAAAGGCGGATATTCATTCTCCGACATTTGCCGAGACATTTCGGGATGTGATGAACTCATTTGAACCGGGATCTTATAAAGAAAGCGATAATACGCTTTGGACTATGACCGACATGGCATCGGAAGAGCAGGAAATAGTTCTGGATGAAAAAAGGATAACCCCGTGGCCGCTTGGACATAAATGGGTATCGAAATTTGATGACCTGAGTCAGGCTTTGGACCAAGAACATTATGAACGTTTAAAACTGTTCCAGGAACAAAATACAAAATACGGAGACAGCAGTTCGTTTGCAATGTATCGGTTTTTGGATTGGAACTTGATGTTGGTCGTCCTGTTTTTGTTTGTATTCATATTATGGACTACGATGGCCGATGAATATAGACCGACCTTGTCGATGAACTTTTTAGCAACAAAACCGATTCGATTTTCTTCTATCTATATAATGAAGTGGATTTACAATTTAACGGTTGCCTGTAGTTTATTGCTCATTACGGGAACGATTGTTTTTCTGATTGCTACGCTAATAGGTGGTGCAGGTGACTGGGATTATCCGATATTGATTTATGCAACAGAACGACTGGAGGATTCCTTTA
This genomic window from Solibacillus sp. FSL R5-0449 contains:
- a CDS encoding DedA family protein, with the protein product MIEFFKGFGYFGVLLALCFEFIPAEVILPMAGFWIAQGEYSYWLMVLAGTVGGTLGPLTLYAVGRYGGRPIVLKYGKFFLINEKQVNASDKFFAKYGAGVAFFGRFMPIVRTAISVPCGMTKMNVWKFSIYTFLAMFPITALYVYLGIKLGENWEQAGDLFKQYLQPFVIIIIVLAVIYAIYKYRIKLLERKMNLPNKK
- a CDS encoding helix-turn-helix transcriptional regulator gives rise to the protein MNNYGHVIKEIRVGKGYSQQYVSEKICSQGNYSKFEKGENREIKFSILKEFLGRLEMSYEEFEYISNNYEMHDRQRIMKKFYNQTYNSENALLQMIEECAAYLQQNPNDNLIMNIQTVMEGMLVLARSSDFVLASKTLSPIWDDLSQRNTLYLADIYILNAILFVFPISTATEIKEFAFRHIDKYNGFQNINKLKINFLINLSLINIKGKDFETALHLLNDAIGKCKSEQLFINLSICYVRKGVCLNNLNGTDEGFIEKGLTLLQHLEQAELVKMLEKEIKNNLIVK
- the abc-f gene encoding ABC-F type ribosomal protection protein, with amino-acid sequence MENLSFELKNILVQFLDKDVLTIPQLAIYQFDRIGIVGNNGAGKSTLLKLLTGQLIPQQGNVNAHVDYYYFEQTSPAVTDDNIDIALFHKLKAVNPHSGGEQTRSKLSQAFSHFYEAMLLDEPTTHLDQDGIKFLQEQLRYYYGAVVIVSHDRNLLDSVVTTIWEVSDGHVTVYSGNYSDYAAQKEREKQEQAAAHEKYVREKAHLEKAVAEKMKKAEKITEAKRMSKKETKAKANRMFETKSKGTSQKSVYRSAKTMEKRIEQLPVVEKVKEEVPLQFKQSKALELHNKVPIMIQDLTLAIGNNILLDQCQLHVRLQDKLAIKGPNGSGKSTLLNAIIEKHPNIERSPKVKIGHFSQLAYQTLPNETIWRFIKTRSEYNDAFIRTVLHQMQFEQSDLQKRITVLSGGERIRLLLSQLFLGEYNILLLDEPTNFLDMATKEALANFIKAYDGTVLFVSHDDYFVKQVATRTIEIKDKKVIEL